A genomic window from Nicotiana sylvestris chromosome 11, ASM39365v2, whole genome shotgun sequence includes:
- the LOC104216681 gene encoding FRIGIDA-like protein 5, translated as MSVMEKIGEAMQQNEEKKNGLRKSILTLMLEWRNFEKDLNVSTTCLKECFNELEAKEKHLTSVQESVTESSKELDSIRESVEKKREDVEKKKEEFCVYREGEIRNLEYKWKDLNLARKGFDEIVKLREEKLNEQEKMVERFWEEIEFERKQLEDLREFVENRFKEISMKEKEFEERTKEFNKIQSWIREQTGAIELKERKFEERVVEFEVKEKILQSMEKEFEERSKEFSKIQSRIREETDALELKERKFDERVEEFESKEKILQSMEKEFEERSKEFSKIQSRIREETDALELKERKFDERVEEFENKEKILQSIEKEIETKGRGLGSARKELMAKENCLDNVKKELRVKETKLDYVKRELRDKEHNLDFIRKKLREKETTLDSVANELLGKVNNLDSVKKQLRIMEDHLSSVKKELELKDKSLDTTKKKLELQEQELTSFKQRIQLPKGEISAVGKACRQRFEELDSREEKLGSVSASVQNCDGEFQLEKENFQKEQGLFQKRMDGIELKEKQVEERFRELKQREELIERRFKVLEKKEKQLETVCNARVKTEPTDYAEVDRVGATTTKSAEIRFFVTMDGKSLQIYLNEREKELDSMSDEVCKALQLSPNPGQLVLDAMEGFYPPHLRKGETEFEASVARRSCILLLEQLIRVSPKIQPIVREAAMELARAWKVKMRATNGNQLEILGFMYLLASYRLVSAFDADELMSLLTIVVEHNKSKDLCRILGFTEKISCFIQNLIAKQQNLEAVKFAFAFELVDRFPPIPILKDYVKHVMWISETVRGRETCSVEEKIEAIEQSVASIRAVIGSILDHKLQSQYPLTQLEECIESLTRLKADATTSSVNSEAQKPQQTQVKQMASTCPSVLTDTKALSSTSSSETASTCKLGHSDAFAVILVGMGGKNLQAFLNDHCQELELLRVEVSTALKLSTDSGMLVLEALGGFYPEKPRKEKIECNRSIIRKSCILLLEQLIRISPDITPQAKLEASKLAFDWKAKMIDEIENHLAILGFLLLVGAYSLASAFDKNELKSLCRTVAQHANVIQICHVLGISHSKGEPLSNNIERRSKGQLLISGCASSVVHATSDPAKIVLDALRKCYSAEREKSKNELTKKRKRDSKKFSSVMTRFPDLLEQLREVSPEIRPQVKTEATEFAVEWRATLIGSWEAIGFLHFLATFELSSSFDSDDLIGFLKIVQHTSKVMDLIRILGLADKIPCFIENLITKRQLLLAIKYIYEFELVDSFPPAPLLKNYVQGSIVLAKQIRSDGHDSRQAQEKAIFYELSALRAAVNRIVLHNLQSEYSPDQLRARIAELERERANLSIPEKHSGFAAKFQCDGRSGGTQCEPISQGKKVAANKNLASSNEGVSIQQSRQKRRKMKRLHKLTLQSKVSRDANFSTAPTLQLHPGQFMQHNRSDAAAGRIFRNYSGFNDHFMVASGVPLPLLPPANPFYHQ; from the coding sequence ATGTCTGTAATGGAGAAGATAGGGGAAGCGATGCAACAAAATGAGGAGAAGAAGAATGGTTTAAGGAAATCAATTTTGACGTTAATGTTGGAATGGAGGAACTTTGAGAAGGACTTGAACGTATCCACCACCTGTTTGAAAGAATGCTTCAACGAACTCGAAGCCAAAGAAAAACACTTGACTTCAGTTCAAGAGTCAGTAACGGAGAGTTCTAAGGAACTTGATTCGATTAGGGAATCCGTTGAGAAGAAACGAGAGGACGTtgagaagaaaaaggaagagttTTGTGTATACCGCGAAGGGGAAATTAGGAATCTTGAATACAAGTGGAAGGATTTGAATTTGGCCAGAAAAGGGTTTGATGAGATTGTGAAATTGAGAGAGGAAAAGTTGAATGAACAGGAGAAGATGGTGGAACGCTTTTGGGAGGAAATTGAATTTGAGCGCAAGCAGCTTGAGGATCTTAGGGAGTTTGTAGAGAATAGGTTTAAGGAGATTAGTATGAAGGAGAAGGAATTTGAGGAGCGTACCAAGGAATTCAATAAGATTCAGAGCTGGATTCGTGAACAAACAGGTGCCATTGAGTTGAAAGAGAGAAAATTCGAGGAACGGGTTGTAGAATTTGAAGTTAAGGAAAAGATTTTGCAGTCGATGGAGAAGGAGTTTGAGGAGCGTTCAAAGGAATTCAGTAAGATTCAAAGCAGGATTCGTGAAGAAACAGATGCCCTTGAATTGAAAGAGAGAAAATTCGACGAACGAGTGGAAGAATTCGAAAGTAAAGAAAAGATTTTGCAGTCGATGGAGAAGGAGTTTGAGGAGCGTTCAAAGGAATTCAGCAAGATTCAAAGCAGGATTCGTGAAGAAACAGATGCCCTTGAGTTGAAAGAGAGAAAATTCGACGAACGAGTGGAAGAAttcgaaaataaagaaaagattttgCAGTCGATAGAGAAGGAAATAGAAACTAAAGGAAGGGGCTTGGGTTCTGCAAGGAAAGAACTTAtggcaaaggaaaattgtttGGACAATGTGAAGAAAGAATTAAGGGTGAAGGAAACTAAGTTAGATTATGTGAAAAGGGAACTTAGAGATAAGGAACATAACCTGGATTTCATCCGAAAGAAACTTAGGGAGAAGGAAACTACCTTGGATTCAGTGGCAAATGAACTCCTAGGAAAGGTTAACAACTTGGATTCGGTGAAGAAGCAACTTAGAATCATGGAAGACCACCTTTCCTCAGTGAAGAAGGAACTCGAGCTCAAGGACAAGAGTTTGGATACAACTAAGAAAAAACTTGAACTCCAGGAGCAGGAGTTAACTTCATTCAAGCAGAGAATCCAATTACCGAAGGGAGAGATTAGTGCTGTTGGAAAAGCATGTAGGCAGCGCTTTGAAGAACTTGATTCTAGGGAGGAGAAACTGGGCTCGGTTAGCGCATCTGTCCAAAATTGTGATGGTGAGTTtcaattagaaaaggaaaatttcCAAAAAGAGCAAGGATTATTCCAGAAAAGAATGGACGGTATAGAACTTAAAGAGAAACAGGTTGAGGAGAGGTTTAGAGAGCTTAAACAAAGAGAGGAACTCATTGAACGTCGGTTTAAAGTGCTTGAGAAGAAAGAGAAGCAGCTGGAAACTGTTTGTAATGCTCGTGTAAAGACAGAGCCTACTGATTATGCAGAAGTTGATAGAGTTGGTGCTACCACTACTAAGTCTGCTGAAATAAGATTTTTTGTCACAATGGACGGGAAGAGTTTACAGATATACCTAAATGAGCGCGAGAAGGAGCTGGATTCTATGTCTGATGAAGTTTGTAAAGCTCTTCAATTGTCTCCGAACCCTGGACAACTGGTGCTTGATGCAATGGAAGGGTTCTATCCTCCCCACTTGAGGAAGGGAGAAACAGAGTTCGAGGCCAGTGTTGCTAGGCGGAGTTGCATTCTCCTATTAGAGCAGTTGATTAGAGTCTCACCGAAGATTCAACCTATTGTGCGAGAAGCAGCAATGGAACTTGCGAGAGCGTGGAAGGTTAAAATGAGGGCAACAAATGGGAATCAATTAGAGATCTTGGGCTTCATGTACCTATTGGCTTCTTACAGGCTGGTTTCTGCCTTTGATGCAGATGAGCTTATGAGCCTGCTAACTATTGTTGTTGAGCACAACAAGTCAAAAGACTTATGTCGTATTCTTGGTTTCACGGAGAAGATTTCTTGTTTCATCCAGAATCTCATAGCCAAGCAACAGAATCTTGAAGCAGTTAAATTTGCTTTTGCTTTTGAGCTTGTGGACCGTTTCCCACCAATACCTATTCTGAAAGATTATGTGAAACATGTTATGTGGATTTCGGAGACTGTCCGCGGTAGAGAAACATGCTCAGTCGAAGAAAAGATTGAAGCCATTGAACAGAGTGTAGCTTCTATTAGAGCTGTTATTGGATCCATTTTGGATCACAAGCTTCAATCTCAATACCCACTTACTCAGCTTGAAGAGTGTATAGAATCTCTCACAAGGCTGAAGGCAGATGCAACCACATCATCTGTCAATTCTGAGGCTCAAAAGCCACAGCAGACTCAGGTGAAACAGATGGCATCAACCTGTCCATCTGTTCTCACTGATACAAAGGCCCTCAGCTCTACTTCATCCTCTGAAACGGCCTCCACTTGCAAGTTAGGTCATTCTGATGCTTTCGCTGTCATCCTTGTGGGCATGGGAGGTAAGAATTTGCAGGCTTTTTTAAATGATCATTGTCAAGAGCTCGAGTTGTTGCGCGTTGAAGTCTCTACAGCTCTTAAACTATCAACTGACTCGGGGATGCTTGTGCTGGAAGCACTTGGAGGGTTTTATCCTGAAAAACCTCGTAAAGAAAAGATAGAATGTAATCGTAGTATTATCAGGAAAAGTTGTATCCTTTTATTGGAACAATTGATTAGAATCTCTCCAGATATTACACCACAGGCTAAGTTAGAAGCGAGCAAGCTTGCATTTGACTGGAAAGCAAAGATGATAGATGAAATAGAAAACCATTTGGCGATCTTGGGTTTTCTGCTTCTAGTAGGTGCCTACAGCTTGGCCTCTGCCTTTGATAAAAATGAGCTAAAGAGTTTGTGTCGCACTGTAGCACAACATGCGAATGTAATTCAGATTTGTCATGTACTTGGTATTTCTCACTCTAAAGGTGAACCTCTTTCCAACAATATTGAAAGGAGAAGCAAGGGTCAGCTTTTAATATCTGGTTGTGCTTCGAGTGTTGTCCACGCCACATCAGATCCCGCAAAAATTGTCTTGGATGCATTGAGGAAGTGCTATTCTGCAGAACGGGAGAAGTCGAAAAATGAActtaccaaaaaaagaaaaagggatagCAAAAAGTTTTCATCAGTTATGACTAGGTTCCCTGATTTGTTGGAACAGCTGAGAGAAGTTTCTCCAGAAATAAGACCTCAGGTTAAAACTGAGGCTACTGAGTTTGCAGTTGAGTGGCGAGCAACATTGATCGGATCATGGGAGGCCATAGGCTTTTTGCACTTTTTAGCTACTTTTGAATTGTCATCCTCTTTTGATTCAGATGACCTTATAGGTTTCTTGAAGATTGTTCAGCATACCAGCAAGGTAATGGATCTGATCAGAATCCTCGGGTTAGCTGATAAGATTCCATGCTTTATCGAAAATCTTATCACGAAAAGGCAATTGCTGCTGGCAATCAAATACATCTATGAATTTGAACTTGTTGACTcgtttccacctgctcctctcctGAAGAACTATGTTCAGGGCTCAATAGTGCTAGCCAAACAAATACGTAGTGATGGTCACGATTCTCGTCAAGCCCAAGAAAAGGCTATATTTTATGAACTATCTGCACTGAGAGCTGCAGTTAACCGCATTGTGTTGCACAACCTTCAATCAGAATACTCACCTGACCAACTTAGAGCACGTATCGCCGAGCTTGAAAGAGAGAGGGCAAACTTAAGTATCCCAGAAAAACATTCAGGCTTTGCTGCTAAGTTCCAATGTGATGGGAGAAGCGGAGGAACTCAATGTGAGCCAATTTCTCAAGGGAAAAAAGTTGCCGCCAACAAGAATCTTGCCTCATCTAATGAGGGTGTTTCTATCCAGCAGTCCCGACAAAAACGACGGAAAATGAAGCGCCTTCACAAGTTAACCCTGCAGTCAAAAGTTAGTCGAGATGCTAACTTTAGCACTGCTCCTACTTTACAGCTGCACCCTGGCCAATTCATGCAACATAACAGATCAGATGCTGCCGCAGGACGGATATTCAGGAATTATTCTGGTTTCAATGACCATTTCATGGTTGCTTCAGGTGTGCCACTACCCTTGTTGCCACCGGCAAATCCCTTTTACCATCAGTAA
- the LOC138881607 gene encoding uncharacterized protein, whose amino-acid sequence MQFNSLARYAPTIDADMSDRVHQFVSGLGAHLINECTTASLNQGMDIARIQAYAQGLEDRKRQQRSNREHDRGQQKRARFAGNTREFRSGFRPQFPRRQSYPTASAPPQFQGQRQDQTTYSGPGQSSQTPGPQFRGEFSQMRPQFPRCDRCVRNNFGPCRQGSDACYTCGQPGHIMRYCPMTCGGGMAQPTASAGASSSSSVRPPR is encoded by the coding sequence ATGCAATTCAACtctttggctaggtatgctcctacGATTGATGCTGATATGAGTGATCGGGTACACCAGTTTGTTAGTGGTTTAGGGGCACacttgataaatgagtgcactacAGCTTCTCTAAACCAAGGAATGGATATTGCACGTATTCAAGCATATGCACAGGGTCTAGAGGATCGCAAGAGGCAACAACGATCCAATCGAGAGCATGATAGAGGGCAACAGAAGAGGGCGCGGTTCGCAGGTAACACAAGAGAGTTTCGAAGTGGATTTAGGCCACAGTTTCCCCGACGTCAGTCTTATCCGACAGCCAGTGCACCACCACAGTTTCAGGGCCAGCGACAGGATCAAACCacttattctggtccaggtcagagttcacaGACCCCAGGTCCACAGTTTAGAGGCGAGTTCAGTCAGATGAGGCCTCAGTTTCCTAGATGTGATCGATGTGTCCGAAATAATTTTGGACCATGTCGCCagggttctgatgcatgttataCATGTGGACAGCCAGGTCATATTATGAGATATTGTCCGATGACATGTGGAgggggtatggctcagccgacggCATCTGCaggggcttcttcttcttcttcggtacGTCCTCCTAGGTAG